Proteins encoded in a region of the Isosphaeraceae bacterium EP7 genome:
- a CDS encoding recombinase family protein → MNGSTKILPTHRQRQAVVYLRQSTPKQVLKNCESAANQRALRGRLLEWGWRKDQIVLIDEDQAQSAKQVAGRDGFQRLVADVSLRKVGLIIGTAVSRLSRNCADWHRLLELCGLFDTLIADAEGIYNPRDFNDRLLLGLKGTLSEAELHSIRLRMDAGRLSKAGRGELVQHLPTGYVRDTAGVVRFDPDQSVRDRIQLVFAKFGELGSAQKVLRYMAKSQLKLPRRQTSGLYAGTVLWKEPTSHVVLWLLKNPAYAGAFAYGRRIVDATRQVPGRPATGRIRQPRDRWLALVKGVYPAYITWEEHERILVTIEENRQKMAERLTRKQAIRCGEALLTGLVRCGRCGHAMQVIYKDNRFQYVCNVYQSLHAKPNCQHIGGRPIDEAVVREFFKALRPAEIDALESVNAKQLEHQRELERHMEQEVRRLEYAARRAERQYDSVDPENRLIASTLESRWEAALVELEQAKTRLTELKSRDTPPVAIPESLRTAFADVGRRLPDIWARLPVDARKTMLRTLVAGVNLDRDTNGIVRMRIVWSGGLVTETSFPVAMSSFRSTERETHIVERIRRAVDEGRDDATIAERLNVEGLRPCRRSSFTPAIVGKLRRRHRILSRLERLRRGEPMPGYTTLEMARLIGVDRSWISRKISRGQILLEKDACCGCYLFPRTRSAIEQMKRLKEGKVPHVSFPKEHCDG, encoded by the coding sequence ATGAACGGCTCGACCAAGATCCTGCCGACCCACCGGCAGCGTCAGGCCGTCGTCTACCTGCGGCAGTCGACGCCCAAGCAAGTCCTCAAGAACTGCGAGAGTGCCGCCAACCAACGGGCGCTCCGCGGTCGCCTGCTCGAATGGGGCTGGCGCAAGGATCAGATCGTGCTCATCGATGAAGATCAGGCCCAGTCCGCCAAGCAGGTCGCGGGGCGGGACGGGTTCCAGCGGCTGGTCGCCGACGTCAGCCTGCGCAAGGTGGGCCTGATCATCGGCACCGCGGTTTCTCGGCTCTCGCGCAACTGCGCCGACTGGCATCGACTACTCGAACTGTGTGGGTTGTTCGACACCCTCATCGCCGACGCCGAGGGCATCTACAATCCTCGTGATTTCAACGATCGTTTATTGCTTGGTTTAAAAGGAACTTTATCGGAAGCAGAACTTCATAGCATTCGTCTAAGGATGGATGCCGGCCGGCTCTCGAAGGCCGGGCGGGGCGAACTGGTGCAACACCTGCCGACCGGGTACGTCCGCGACACCGCCGGAGTCGTGCGATTCGACCCCGATCAGAGCGTCCGGGACCGCATCCAACTGGTCTTCGCCAAGTTCGGCGAACTGGGCAGCGCGCAGAAAGTCCTCCGGTATATGGCGAAGAGTCAGCTGAAACTCCCGCGCCGACAGACCTCGGGACTCTATGCGGGCACCGTGCTATGGAAGGAGCCGACTTCGCACGTCGTGCTCTGGCTCCTGAAGAACCCCGCATACGCCGGTGCGTTCGCCTACGGCCGGCGGATCGTCGATGCGACACGTCAGGTCCCCGGTCGCCCCGCGACGGGAAGGATCCGCCAGCCCCGCGACCGCTGGCTGGCCTTGGTCAAGGGCGTTTACCCGGCGTACATTACGTGGGAGGAACATGAGCGGATCCTGGTCACCATCGAGGAGAACAGGCAGAAGATGGCGGAGCGGCTGACGCGGAAACAAGCGATCCGTTGCGGCGAGGCCCTGTTGACGGGGCTCGTGCGTTGCGGTCGATGCGGCCATGCCATGCAGGTGATCTACAAGGACAACCGATTCCAATACGTCTGCAATGTCTACCAGTCCTTGCATGCCAAGCCGAACTGCCAGCACATCGGCGGACGCCCGATCGACGAGGCCGTGGTGCGGGAGTTCTTCAAGGCGCTTCGGCCGGCCGAGATCGACGCCCTCGAATCCGTCAACGCCAAGCAACTGGAGCACCAAAGGGAGTTGGAGCGTCACATGGAGCAAGAGGTCCGAAGGCTGGAATACGCGGCGAGACGCGCCGAACGGCAGTACGACAGCGTCGACCCGGAGAACCGCCTGATCGCATCGACCTTGGAGTCGAGGTGGGAGGCCGCCCTCGTGGAACTCGAGCAGGCGAAGACGCGGCTGACCGAGTTGAAGAGTCGCGACACGCCGCCAGTCGCGATCCCGGAGTCGTTACGAACCGCCTTCGCTGATGTCGGCCGCCGCTTGCCCGACATCTGGGCGCGACTCCCGGTCGATGCCCGCAAAACGATGTTGCGGACCCTTGTGGCCGGGGTCAACCTCGATCGCGACACCAACGGTATCGTCCGGATGAGGATCGTGTGGAGCGGCGGGCTGGTCACCGAGACGTCGTTCCCGGTGGCGATGTCGTCGTTCCGCTCGACGGAACGAGAAACGCACATCGTCGAACGGATTCGTCGAGCGGTCGACGAAGGCCGGGACGACGCGACGATCGCCGAGAGACTCAACGTCGAAGGCCTTCGCCCGTGCCGGCGGTCGAGTTTCACCCCCGCGATCGTCGGCAAGCTCCGCCGCCGCCATCGCATCCTGTCGCGCCTGGAAAGACTCCGACGGGGCGAGCCCATGCCGGGCTACACCACCCTCGAGATGGCCCGCTTGATCGGTGTCGATCGATCCTGGATCTCTCGCAAGATCAGCAGGGGCCAAATCCTGCTGGAGAAGGACGCCTGTTGCGGATGCTACCTGTTCCCGAGAACGCGTTCGGCGATCGAGCAAATGAAGCGACTCAAGGAGGGCAAAGTGCCGCACGTCTCTTTCCCAAAGGAGCACTGCGATGGCTGA
- a CDS encoding ATP-binding protein: protein MADVTIELLKTRLKQLRLPTMGREFERLARDAASNNQTPAELLLRLTEVELASRSANAVAARIKNAGFPVEKDFDTNDFSVMPNLSKPKTLELARGEWIDQKFNCCLVGSHGTGKPRPA, encoded by the coding sequence ATGGCCGATGTCACGATCGAGCTGCTCAAGACCCGGCTGAAACAGCTCCGCCTGCCGACGATGGGCCGGGAGTTCGAGAGGCTGGCGCGAGACGCCGCCTCGAACAACCAGACGCCCGCCGAGTTGTTGCTGCGACTGACCGAGGTCGAGCTGGCCTCGCGATCGGCCAACGCGGTGGCCGCGAGGATCAAGAACGCGGGATTCCCGGTCGAGAAGGATTTCGACACCAACGACTTCAGCGTGATGCCGAACCTCTCCAAGCCGAAGACCCTCGAGCTGGCCCGAGGCGAGTGGATCGACCAGAAATTTAACTGCTGCCTGGTGGGCAGCCACGGGACTGGAAAACCTCGCCCAGCGTAA
- the istA gene encoding IS21 family transposase translates to MLTVDDYGAIRRARRDGMSIRQISRQFGHTRKTVRHVLDHAEPPTPTARDRTAPLLGQVEPIIDRILADDEDAPPKQRHTAAQIHRRLRDEHAYPGGYAQVQRYVLKHRRRHRETFIPLGHLPGRRMEADFGHIHVDFPDGRRPVPFLVAAWAYFNAPFVLALPFERTEAVLEGMVAAFEFFGGVPVEVWWDNPRTVATLILKGRERRVHPRYAALASHHVFEPRFCMPARGNEKPDAEGTVKAVQKRFATPVPRVNDLDELNTLLRLWCHCERDRVVRSLAGPFVIKDRLAEDLASASPLPRNRFEACVIHPAVAVDKYQSVAFDGNRYSVPRAFAFGLVTVKGFVDRVAIASGGQVVASHARSLEKSRMILDPLHFLAVLGRKPGSLDHAPVFRDWSLPACFVDFRGRLERQHGPSAGARQYARVLQLLTEHPLTRLSTAIETCVREQRDTADAVIRRTRALASIEAAKAPDSSTPSESFATTRVDVPLPDLSRFDQLLGRVEDSPIGVSYA, encoded by the coding sequence GTGCTCACGGTGGACGACTACGGCGCGATTCGGCGGGCTCGTCGTGATGGCATGTCCATCCGGCAGATCTCCAGGCAATTCGGACACACTCGCAAGACCGTCCGGCATGTCCTCGACCATGCCGAACCGCCGACACCGACGGCCCGTGACAGGACAGCTCCGCTCCTCGGTCAGGTCGAGCCGATCATCGATCGCATCCTCGCCGACGACGAGGATGCTCCTCCCAAGCAGCGGCACACCGCCGCCCAGATCCATCGCCGCCTCCGCGACGAGCATGCCTATCCCGGAGGCTATGCCCAGGTCCAACGCTATGTGCTCAAGCACCGGCGCCGGCATCGCGAGACCTTCATCCCCCTCGGCCACCTGCCGGGACGACGCATGGAGGCCGACTTCGGCCACATCCACGTCGACTTCCCCGACGGCCGCAGGCCCGTCCCGTTCCTCGTCGCCGCCTGGGCCTACTTCAACGCGCCGTTCGTCCTGGCCCTGCCGTTCGAGCGCACCGAGGCCGTCCTCGAGGGGATGGTCGCCGCCTTCGAGTTCTTCGGCGGCGTGCCCGTGGAGGTCTGGTGGGACAACCCCAGGACCGTCGCCACTCTGATCCTGAAAGGGCGCGAGCGCCGAGTCCACCCGCGATACGCGGCGTTGGCCAGCCATCACGTCTTCGAGCCGAGGTTCTGCATGCCGGCCCGCGGCAACGAGAAGCCCGACGCCGAGGGCACCGTCAAGGCCGTCCAGAAGCGGTTCGCTACCCCTGTCCCTCGCGTCAACGACCTCGACGAGTTGAACACCTTGCTCCGCCTCTGGTGCCATTGCGAACGCGACCGGGTCGTGCGGTCGCTCGCCGGCCCGTTCGTGATCAAGGACCGGCTCGCCGAGGACCTCGCCTCGGCGTCGCCCTTGCCCCGGAATCGGTTCGAGGCCTGCGTGATCCATCCCGCCGTCGCGGTGGACAAGTACCAATCCGTGGCCTTCGACGGCAACCGCTACAGCGTCCCCCGGGCGTTCGCGTTCGGGCTGGTCACGGTCAAGGGCTTCGTCGATCGCGTCGCGATCGCCTCGGGCGGCCAGGTGGTCGCCTCCCACGCCCGATCGCTGGAGAAGTCGAGGATGATCCTCGACCCGCTCCATTTCCTGGCGGTCTTGGGCAGGAAACCCGGCTCGCTCGACCACGCGCCGGTCTTCCGCGACTGGAGCCTGCCGGCCTGCTTCGTCGACTTCCGGGGGCGACTGGAGCGTCAACACGGCCCCTCGGCCGGTGCCCGGCAGTACGCCCGGGTCCTGCAACTGCTCACGGAGCACCCCTTGACGCGCCTGAGCACTGCCATCGAGACCTGCGTGCGCGAGCAGCGCGACACGGCCGACGCCGTGATCCGCCGCACCAGGGCCCTGGCATCGATCGAAGCCGCAAAGGCCCCCGACTCTTCGACCCCTTCGGAGTCATTCGCCACAACCCGAGTCGACGTACCGCTGCCCGACCTGAGCCGGTTCGACCAGCTCCTGGGCCGCGTCGAGGACAGCCCGATCGGCGTGTCCTATGCCTGA
- a CDS encoding CHAT domain-containing protein: MDDPPDTPEDGDLFDRAEDAWRHGNWALALNLYLELLPRRLLPGRGTLASIDRVLLERIADLAVSFGHEGPADTLLRAAVASADQDRNFVAAGYYRLKRAHLALLRGVPVEARGLIASLEPHIGPLRRTPTRAEDLAPWERGCWPTASPPDRSLLLSRLYLVVGLWLSGRGLFGQAALLLDRGARHAVPPAPALACQALAALRLALARTLLEQGEFASCDGVLAHLAGLVDPERHPAHHVEWLELRGKLDLLRGEFGAALRTAEEVVALCRRGGFARAALAAVLNQAQILLFLNQTSAAADLVRWVDRAARAIGAETTAARGEFLSTLVRARAIHLGHPGTAPSVIELWRDRSPGRPGGAIAVGRPPELSAPPTYLALFEDRALELHWAMAAGDLAFAGAAFNNLRDSFQVGESSLTVSRLFLYGAMLALDRGHSLEAKRLLDLAIPSLDRLGLRPDLWQALRLRARCADLHDQPDRAALDLRLADHLLGRLTNSLSGAQRAIYGWNKWAEAEECFAREAALLAEEAADAPQADGPDRRAHHRRVQAFLDRLDETRRDVFRSQSGRDDGPRPASGPDSDPDPWRTPPDRAILSFLVLPEAVFAYRVCRGRLDAFTRPFPRPRLRGLVARWIECVSDDDDAQADALSEELSDDLGLSELLDGLPADVRRLTIVPDDSLHGFPFAALRHRGRYLAEDYALSVAFDRSRQPSSPPASGGGLLAVAVSGGLPPRANYPRGIPSLPGTIPEVLRTADWFRTRSVPVSVLVDGDATRPAVLSLWREAEFVHAACHGLFRPDQPDSSGLLLLPRDGDPEVLNLRDLSRVTFPHLRHVTLSNCWLADSFLLPGRLTVSLPESLCRSGAGSVLACLWPVHDEEGATFVHSFYDHADALPRDEAVAAARRDFLTLGPSRRRLLRHWAGFQLYGDHGPLLDNINKAEMIA; encoded by the coding sequence ATGGATGACCCCCCGGACACCCCCGAAGACGGCGACCTGTTCGACCGCGCCGAAGACGCGTGGCGCCACGGGAACTGGGCGCTGGCCCTGAATCTGTACCTCGAACTCCTCCCGCGGCGGCTCCTCCCCGGGCGCGGCACGCTGGCGTCGATCGATCGCGTCCTGCTCGAACGGATCGCCGACCTAGCCGTCTCGTTCGGGCATGAGGGGCCGGCCGACACGCTGCTCCGCGCCGCCGTCGCCTCGGCGGATCAGGACCGGAATTTCGTCGCGGCGGGCTACTATCGCTTGAAGCGTGCCCACCTCGCCCTGCTCCGCGGCGTGCCGGTCGAGGCGAGAGGATTGATCGCATCTCTGGAGCCGCACATCGGCCCGCTCCGGAGGACCCCGACGCGCGCCGAGGACCTCGCCCCCTGGGAACGCGGCTGCTGGCCGACCGCCTCGCCGCCGGATCGCTCCCTGCTGTTGTCGCGCCTCTACCTGGTCGTCGGCCTCTGGCTCTCGGGCCGCGGCCTTTTCGGGCAGGCGGCCCTGTTGCTTGATCGGGGGGCGCGGCACGCCGTGCCGCCGGCGCCGGCGCTAGCCTGCCAGGCGCTGGCCGCGCTGCGCTTGGCCCTGGCCCGGACGCTCCTGGAGCAGGGCGAGTTCGCCTCATGCGACGGCGTGCTCGCGCACCTCGCCGGCCTCGTCGACCCCGAGCGGCATCCCGCGCATCACGTCGAATGGCTAGAGCTGCGGGGGAAGCTCGACCTGCTGCGCGGGGAGTTCGGCGCGGCCCTCCGCACGGCCGAGGAAGTCGTCGCCCTGTGCCGTCGCGGCGGGTTCGCCCGGGCCGCGTTGGCGGCCGTCCTGAATCAGGCCCAGATCCTGCTCTTCCTCAACCAGACGTCCGCCGCCGCCGACCTCGTGCGGTGGGTCGATCGCGCGGCCCGCGCCATCGGCGCCGAGACGACCGCCGCGCGGGGCGAGTTCCTGTCCACCCTCGTCCGCGCCCGCGCGATCCACCTCGGCCACCCCGGGACGGCCCCCTCGGTCATCGAGTTGTGGCGCGATCGTTCGCCCGGTCGCCCGGGAGGCGCGATCGCTGTCGGCCGACCGCCCGAACTGTCCGCTCCCCCGACCTATCTGGCACTGTTCGAGGATCGGGCGCTGGAACTCCACTGGGCGATGGCCGCCGGGGACCTGGCCTTCGCCGGTGCCGCCTTCAACAACCTGCGCGACAGCTTTCAGGTCGGGGAATCGTCGTTGACCGTCTCCCGGCTCTTCCTCTACGGAGCGATGCTGGCCCTCGATCGGGGCCACTCCCTCGAAGCAAAGCGCCTGCTCGACCTGGCCATCCCCTCGCTCGATCGGCTCGGCCTGCGCCCGGACCTCTGGCAGGCCCTCCGCCTGCGCGCCCGCTGCGCCGACCTGCACGACCAACCCGATCGGGCCGCCCTCGACCTTCGCCTCGCCGACCATCTCCTCGGCCGTCTCACGAACTCGCTGTCCGGGGCCCAACGGGCCATCTACGGCTGGAACAAGTGGGCCGAGGCGGAGGAGTGCTTCGCCCGCGAGGCCGCCCTCCTGGCCGAGGAGGCCGCCGACGCCCCGCAAGCCGACGGACCCGATCGTCGCGCCCATCATCGCCGCGTGCAGGCCTTCCTCGATCGCCTCGACGAAACGCGCCGCGACGTGTTCCGCTCCCAATCCGGCCGGGACGACGGGCCACGGCCCGCCTCGGGCCCCGACTCCGACCCCGATCCGTGGCGCACCCCGCCCGACCGGGCCATCCTCTCGTTCCTCGTCCTGCCGGAGGCCGTCTTCGCCTACCGCGTCTGTCGCGGGCGGCTCGACGCCTTCACCCGCCCATTCCCTCGCCCGCGGTTGCGCGGCCTCGTCGCGCGATGGATCGAGTGCGTCAGCGACGACGACGACGCCCAGGCCGACGCCCTGTCCGAGGAACTGTCCGACGACCTGGGGCTGTCCGAGCTCCTCGACGGGCTCCCCGCCGACGTCCGTCGCCTGACGATCGTGCCCGACGACAGCCTGCACGGATTCCCCTTCGCGGCCCTGCGGCACCGCGGCCGCTACCTGGCGGAGGATTACGCCCTGAGCGTCGCCTTCGACCGGTCCCGCCAGCCGTCGTCCCCCCCGGCGTCGGGCGGCGGGCTCCTCGCCGTCGCCGTTTCGGGCGGGCTTCCCCCCCGCGCCAACTACCCACGCGGAATCCCCTCCCTGCCCGGCACAATCCCGGAGGTTCTCCGCACGGCCGACTGGTTCCGCACCCGCTCCGTGCCGGTCTCCGTCCTCGTCGACGGCGACGCCACCCGTCCCGCCGTCCTCTCTCTCTGGCGCGAGGCCGAGTTCGTCCACGCTGCCTGCCACGGCCTTTTCCGCCCCGATCAGCCTGACTCCTCCGGCCTCCTCCTCCTGCCCCGCGACGGCGATCCCGAAGTCCTGAACCTTCGCGACCTCTCCCGCGTGACCTTCCCCCACTTGCGCCACGTCACGCTGTCTAACTGCTGGCTCGCCGACAGCTTCCTCCTCCCCGGCCGTCTGACCGTGAGCCTCCCCGAATCCCTCTGCCGCTCCGGCGCCGGCAGTGTCCTGGCCTGCTTATGGCCGGTCCACGACGAAGAAGGTGCCACATTCGTCCATTCCTTCTATGATCACGCCGACGCATTGCCTCGTGACGAAGCGGTAGCGGCCGCTAGGCGGGATTTTTTGACCTTAGGCCCGTCGCGGCGACGCCTTCTCCGCCATTGGGCCGGTTTTCAGCTGTACGGGGACCACGGGCCATTATTAGATAACATTAATAAGGCGGAAATGATCGCGTAA